A stretch of Agelaius phoeniceus isolate bAgePho1 unplaced genomic scaffold, bAgePho1.hap1 Scaffold_360, whole genome shotgun sequence DNA encodes these proteins:
- the LOC143693174 gene encoding kazrin, whose protein sequence is MKEMLTKDLEETHGSKSPEVLSATELKVQLAQKEQELARAKEALQAMKADRKRLKGEKTDLVSQMQQLYATLESREEQLRDFIRNYEQHRKESEDAVKALAKEKDLLEREKWELRRQAKEATDHASALRSQLDLKDNRMKELEAELAMAKQSLATLTKDVPKRHSLAMPGETVLNGNQEWVMQADLPLTAAIRQSQQTLYHSHPQHSADRQAVRVSPCHSRQPSIISDASAAEGDRSSTPSDINSPRHRTHSLCNGDSPGPVQKNLHNPIVQSLEDLEDQKRKKKKEKMGFGSISRVFARGKQRKSLDPGLFDGTAPDYYIEEDADW, encoded by the exons ATGAAGGAAATGCTGACCAAGGACCTGGAGGAGACCCACGGCAGCAAGTCCCCAGAGGTGCTCTCGGCCACCGAGCTGAAGGTGCAGCTGgcacagaaggagcaggagctggcacgTGCCAAGGAGGCTCTGCAGG ccatgAAAGCCGACCGCAAGCGCTTGAAGGGGGAGAAGACAGACCTGGTGAGCCAGATGCAGCAGCTGTACGCCACGCTGGAGAGCCGAGAGGAGCAGCTCCGCGACTTCATCCGCAACTACGAGCAGCACAGGAAA gagAGCGAGGACGCGGTGAAAGCCCTGGCCAAGGAGAAGGATCTCCTGGAGCGGGAGAAGTGGGAGCTGCGGCGGCAGGCCAAGGAGGCCACGGACCACGCCAGCGCCCTCCGCTCCCAGCTCGACCTGAAGGACAACCGCATGAAGGAGCTGGAGGCCGAGCTGGCCATG GCCAAGCAATCCCTGGCTACGCTGACCAAGGACGTGCCCAAGCGCCATTCCTTGGCCATGCCTGGCGAGACGGTGCTGAATGGCAACCAGGAGTGGGTGATGCAGGCTGACCTCCCGCTGACCGCCGCCATCCGGCAGAGCCAGCAGACCCTCTACCACTCACACCCCCAGCACTCGGCAGACCGGCAAG CGGTCAGAGTGAGCCCCTGCCATTCCCGGCAGCCGTCCATCATCTCCGACGCCTCGGCGGCCGAAGGTGACCGGTCGTCCACTCCGAGTGACATCAACTCACCCCGGCATCGAACGCACTCGCTCTGCAAC GGGGACAGTCCTGGACCGGTACAGAAGAACTTGCACAATCCAATCGTACAG TCTCTAGAAGACCTGGAAGACCAAAAacggaaaaagaagaaagagaagatggGCTTTGGCTCCATCTCCAGGGTGTTTGCCCGGGGGAAGCAGCGCAAGTCCCTCGATCCTGGGCTCTTCGACGGGACGGCCCCCGACTACTACATCGAGGAGGACGCGGACTGGTGA